The Granulicella sp. 5B5 nucleotide sequence GCGATTCGCAATGATGTGGGCCGCTCTAAGTTATCGAAATATCGGGAGGATAATGAGGAATGGCTGATCAAAGGATAACTTACACCTGTCCAATGCATTCGCAGATCGTGCGGAATGAGCCGGGCAACTGCCCAATCTGCGGCATGACGCTCGAACCTTTGACTGTCACCATCGACGAGACGAATCCCGAACTCGACAGCATGACGCGCCGATTCTGGGTGAGTGCTGCATTAACCCTGCCGCTGTTAGCCATCATGGTCTCGGATATTCTTCCTGCCCATGGTCTGCAGCGTCTTCTGAAAGGACAACTGCTCGGGTGGTTCGAGTTCGCCATCGCGACTCCCGTCGTGCTTTGGGGAGGCTGGCCTTTTTTTCAACGAGGCTGGGCATCCATCATCAGCCGCAACCTGAATATGTTTACGCTGATCTCGATTGGTGCCGGGTCGGCTTACCTTTACAGCGTCGTGGCAGTATCGCTGCCACAGCTCTTTCCCCGATCATTTCGAGATATGTCGGGTCAGCTCGGCCTCTACTTTGAGGCGGCAGCCGTCATCACCGTGCTCGTTCTCCTCGGGCAGGTTCTGGAGCTGAGGGCCCGGAGCCAGACCAGCGGCGCAATCAAAGCGCTACTCGGACTTGCACCGAAGACAGCACGCCGCATCGCCGAGGATGGTACGGAGCAGGACGTGGACTTGAATGCTATTCAGGTGGGCGACAAGCTCCGTGTCCGGCCAGGCGAAAAAGTCCCGGTCGACGGCGTGGTGATCGAAGGCAGCAGCTCCGTCGATGAATCTATGGTCAGCGGAGAACCCATTCCGGTTGAAAAGACGGTCGACGCCAAGGTCACCGGAGGAACGATCAACGGCACCGGCAGCTTCGTCATGAAGACGGAGCGTGTTGGGGCCGACACCTTGCTCGCTCAGATCGTGAAAATGGTGAGCGAGGCCCAGCGCAGCCGCGCTCCTATCCAAAGACTTGCAGACGTGGTGGCTTCTTACTTTGTGCCGGCGGTCCTCGTGTCGGCAGTGATTACTTTTGCGGTATGGGCAATCTACGGGCCGCAGCCACACTACGCTCATGCGCTGGTCAATGCAGTTGCCGTACTCATCATCGCTTGTCCTTGCGCCCTTGGTCTGGCAACGCCCATGGCGATCATGGTTGGCACTGGCAGGGGCGCCGGAGAAGGCGTCCTCATCAGCAATGCTGAGGCTCTCGAAATCCTGGAGAAGGTAGACACGCTTGTTGTCGATAAGACAGGCACGTTGACTGAAGGCAAGCCGAAGCTGACGGAACTGATTGCGGCAGAAGGCGTGAAAGATGCCGACTTGTTGCAAGCGGCAGCCAGTCTTGAAAAGGCCAGCGAACATCCTCTTGCCGCAGCGATCCTTGCGGCAGCCAAGGAAAAGAACATTGAGCTAGTTGCAATCGAAGGCTTTCAGTCGGTAACGGGCAAAGGCGTTAAGGGCACCTTGAATGACAAGCAGATTGCCATAGGAAATGCGGCACTCATGACCGATCTTGGTGCTTCTCCTGAACCATTGCGGACCAAAGCCGAAGCCCTCCAGAAAGAGGGTCGTACCGTTATGTATATCGCGCTGGGAGGAAAGTTTGCAGGCCTGATTGCCGTGGCCGATCCGATCAAAGACTCAACGGCCGAAGCCATCGAGCAGTTGAAGCGCGAAGGCATCAAGGTGGTCATGGTCACGGGTGACAACCATGCGACTGCCGAAGCGGTCGCACGGAAGCTTGGCATCGACTTCGAAGCCGACGTGCTGCCCGATAAAAAGGCAGCGGCTGTGAAGAAGCTACAGGACGCCGGCGCAATTGTCGCCATGGCGGGAGATGGAGTCAACGATGCTCCAGCCCTCGCACAGGCGCATGTCGGAATTGCGATGGGGACAGGGACGGACGTCGCCATGAAGACAGGCGGGATCACGCTGGTAAAAGGTGACCTCCGGGGCATCGTGAAGGCTCGCCGATTGAGTCACCTCACAATGAATAACATTCGCCAGAATCTCTTCTTTGCCTTCTTCTACAACGCCCTCGGTGTCCCGTTAGCGGCAGGCGTCTTATATCCAGCGTTTGGACTGCTCCTAAACCCCATGATCGCCGCGGCGGCCATGAGTTTCAGCTCCGTTTCAGTGATCGTCAATGCACTGCGCCTGAAAT carries:
- a CDS encoding copper-translocating P-type ATPase, with translation MHSQIVRNEPGNCPICGMTLEPLTVTIDETNPELDSMTRRFWVSAALTLPLLAIMVSDILPAHGLQRLLKGQLLGWFEFAIATPVVLWGGWPFFQRGWASIISRNLNMFTLISIGAGSAYLYSVVAVSLPQLFPRSFRDMSGQLGLYFEAAAVITVLVLLGQVLELRARSQTSGAIKALLGLAPKTARRIAEDGTEQDVDLNAIQVGDKLRVRPGEKVPVDGVVIEGSSSVDESMVSGEPIPVEKTVDAKVTGGTINGTGSFVMKTERVGADTLLAQIVKMVSEAQRSRAPIQRLADVVASYFVPAVLVSAVITFAVWAIYGPQPHYAHALVNAVAVLIIACPCALGLATPMAIMVGTGRGAGEGVLISNAEALEILEKVDTLVVDKTGTLTEGKPKLTELIAAEGVKDADLLQAAASLEKASEHPLAAAILAAAKEKNIELVAIEGFQSVTGKGVKGTLNDKQIAIGNAALMTDLGASPEPLRTKAEALQKEGRTVMYIALGGKFAGLIAVADPIKDSTAEAIEQLKREGIKVVMVTGDNHATAEAVARKLGIDFEADVLPDKKAAAVKKLQDAGAIVAMAGDGVNDAPALAQAHVGIAMGTGTDVAMKTGGITLVKGDLRGIVKARRLSHLTMNNIRQNLFFAFFYNALGVPLAAGVLYPAFGLLLNPMIAAAAMSFSSVSVIVNALRLKSAKL